In the genome of Hyphomicrobiales bacterium, the window CCCTCAGACTGGCCTGCAGCGATCCGACATGGCGCGTCGCGTCTGCCAGCTTGCCGCCGGCTTGCCCGATCGCGCCGCGATCCAGCAGCAGCGTCGCGCTCTCCATCGCCAAGGCGGCTGCGGCGGCAGGCTGCGCCAGCTCATGCACGGCGTCCGAGAGCATTATCCAGGCATCGCCGGAGTGCGGCCGCGCCCGGGCTTCGGGCGCTGCGCGGCGTCTCACGGCTGGTCATCGAATCCGACGAAGACGTAGCCGATATTGCGAATGGAGCGGATAACATCTGGCCCGCCCGCGTCGACGATCTTCTTGCGGATCTTACGAACCGCGGTGTCCACAGCCCGATCGTCCGGCGCCGCGCTGCGCCGGAAGACACGTTCCAACAGCGCCGCCCGGCTGAGCGGCTTGCCCTTCGACTCGCTCAGCGCGCGCAGGGTGTCGAACTCGGCGGTCGTCAGGTGGCAGACGGTCCCATCGGGCTTCAGCAGCTGCAATCCGGTCAGAGACAGGCTCCACGAACCCACGGCCGCGCCTGGTCGCGAGGCAGGTGGCGCCGAAACCTCAAAGGCGCCACGGGACTGGCGGCGCATGATGGCGCGAATACGCGCCAGCAGTTCGCGGGGCGAGACGCTCTTCTCCACCTCGTCATCCGCGCCGAGTTCGAGGTTGACGATGCGCTCCGTCGGATTGGGATGGCCAGTGACTATGATACAGGGCGTCTCATGTGCGCTGCGTAGGCGGAGCAGCAGCTCGTTGCCGGACATTCTCCCGAGGACCTTGTCCAGCAGCACGCAATCCGGCGCCACGCGATCCACCGCGAGGGCGAACTGCATGGGATCATGCAGGACTTCGACGTCGAAGCCGTGAAGGCCGAGATATTCCTGCATCTCCCGCGAGTAGGAAACATCATCGTCAACAAGTAGTATGCGGGCCGGGGTCATGCAGCTTAGCTCCTGTTCGAGCAGGGTGGGATGACATCCGCTGGCGGTGCGGTTTGGTCGCAGCGATCGCGACCTTTCAGAATAGGTCTGGCGGCATCGAGGGCAGCTGCAGATGCAGCGCGTGCCCAGCGGCATCGGGCTCGGCGATCAGCATCCCGCCCAGCCGTTGGGCGCCCCGTCGCGCAGCGGCCAGGAACATCGCCGCCTGCATCCCGTCGAGCTCCTCCTCCGCTGGCTCCGCACGCGCCGTGCCGCCGAGGCATTCGGCGCAGAGGGTCAGTGACCACGCGATACGCTCCTCGGGCTGCGACGATGCCGTGCAGGACGCCACGATGCCCTCGCCGCGGCCGACCCGGGCAATGAGAGTTGCCAGGCAATGCGCGATGACGCGATCCGCGCCTCCCGGCAGCGCGCCGCTAGGCGCCTTGAACGTGATGGCGGGGAGCCGCACCCGCCGGCGACGCGCAATGGATGTCACCTCGCGAAGCGCTGCCGCGAAGGCGCTCGCTAGGTCGTCGCCCGGCTGCTGTGGCGCGGCGGCATCGTGTTCGAGCCGGAGAAGCGCGAAGAGGGCCACGGTCGTGTCTAGCTGGCGTATCGCCCGACAGAGTGTGACCATCGCCGGGACTGCCCGGGCGCGCTGCTCGACGCCAGCGACCAGAATGGCCGCATGGGCGACGGCGCCGAGCGCCGTGGCCCAGACAGCCTGCGCGAGGTGCCGGTCATCGCCCGGCAGGCACGGAGCATCCGCCAGGCGGGCGGAAAGCGCGCGGATCTTCGCCGACGACCGCCGCAACGCCTCCTGCAGGACGGCGACGGCGAGGCCACGCCGTCCTGCTGGCCTGCGCCTGCGCTGATCTGCGGCAACGAGCGCGGCGGAGACCGCCGCCTGCGCCTCGGCCAGGCGGAACGGCTTGTGGAGCAGCTCGGTTACCGCAGCCTTCGCCACGGCCGTCACCTCGCCGGCCCGCGCATGCCCGGTGATCAGGATCACCTCGGGCACCCGCGCCGCGCCCAGGCGCTCAAACAGGGTTGTCGCGAGATCGAAGCCGTTCCCGTCCGCCAGGCAGACGTCGCTCAGCACGACATCGATATCGGGCTCGCGCAGGACGACCTGAAGCGCCTCGGCGGCGGCGTAAGCGGTCCGAACGCGGAAGCCGAGCAGGGACAGCCCTTCCGACAACTCGTCCGCGATCATCGGCTCATCGTCCAAAACCAGGATCAACGAAGAACGATCATCGTCTTCTGGTGGGGCGATGTCACGGCGAGGGGAAGCCGGAATCAGGCCGCAGAGGGGCGCCGTACCGGCGATCACGCCTTGCGCTCTCCCAGGCGCTTTCCGGCTGCCCCGACCTGTAGGCGAGGGCTCGGCGCCACCCTGGCCGGATGTGCAGCAAGGCCGCGATTGAGAACTTAGCGCATCGCTCACGGAGTCAGTATGAAGCCGCCGCCACGCTCGGCACAACAGCACGATTTTGACATTTTTGTACTAAACAGTTAGTGAAATACGGTCACTAAATCGGCGTCCGCCGCCTTTCGCCGACGACATTAGGTGTTTCTGTAGATCTAACGTACCTCTCACCTATTTTTTCACCTACTTTTCCGCATATTCACCATTTCTGGGGTGGATTTTCATCACATAACTCCCTTTTTCTCCCAGAGCCTTGATGTGCACTCCAGCGATAGAACGCCGGCGTCACCTCTGCTGGGCCGGCTGATGTTTGGAATGATTACCGTCGGGTGCAATGATCCACGGCTAGATCCGCACGGATGTCTGCGGAACCGGACTGCTCATGATGCCGGTCTCTGGTCATTTCGTCGCGGCGATGACGATGCCGACAAGGCGGTGTTCGGGCCATGTGGCATCGTCTCGGTCATGCCGGATAGCAACGGATCATGCTCGATGACCGCCGCGCTCGCGAGCAACTTGGAGTTCGCCTGGATTCGTAGCGCCGTCACCGGCCTCACCCCGCGTAGCCTAATCGCAACAGCGATACTGGTCGTGGCTGCATCGCTTTTGCCGAACGCGGCTGCGGCCCAATTCGGCCAGGGCGAGAATCGGAACTGGCAATTCCTGTCTCCTTCAGACCGTTCAGTCCGGGCGGGCGCACTCGATCTGCTGCGCCGGCACCAAGGCGGCTATTACAATTTCGCGCCGCCCGTTTCGAACTATGACATCGATGCGCGCACCTTTGTTGCGGGCGACTACTACAGTTGTGAGGTCTCCGCGTCGGCCAGTGCGAATACCGGCTTCGCAACCGCCTCGGGCGCCGCTGGAGCCCCAACCGTTCTCAACAACCCGAGCGTCGGTTCCACTGCATCTGGAAATACGTCGTCGACCGATGCCGCGACTCCGCTGAACGGCGGTACGTCCACCGTAGGTACCACGCAAACCAACAGCGGCAGCGCGCAGAATGCGAGCGTGGCGGGAAGCACCTCGGGAGGGGTAAACGGTACCGTTGGTGGCTCCTCAACATCAATCAGCCAAGTGCCGAGCAATTCCCAGTCGGCGCTGAACAGTCCTCAGACGGCGAGCGTCACGGGCAGCACCGCGTGCTCTACGCGAACGACAACCGTGAATCGCTGATAGAGCAATGGTAAAGGTGGAGCCACGGTCGATCATGCTTTCCCCGCTGCCGTGCCTCTCGGCTGTTGTCGCGGCATTGTCGCTTTCCGGCTGCGCCAACCCGGCCGCCATGGGCGTCATGTCACCGGGTCGTGGCAATGCGTCATTTCTCGCGGGGCCCGGCATCACCCCGAATCGTACGCCCCTGGACGATGCTCTGTCCTGCTACGGCATGGCTCTTCGGCGTTCGGGGCGGCCCACGCCGGGGATCGCTGTGGGGGAGGTGCGCGACTTCACCGGACGCGTCACTGACACCGAAGGTGCCCAGATCACCCAGGGCGGCGGCCTCATGGTGTATTCGGCCTTGGGAAAGCTCGGTGGCGCTGTGCGCGTGCATGAGCGTTTGGACCCTCGCATCGCCAAGGTCGAGCTGATCTACATGGACCGTCGTCAACTCGGCGATGGGCGTCGCCACCGCGCGCAGGTCGGGCAGCAGCGGCAGGAGGTTCCCTGGATCCCGTATTTCGGCGGGTCCATCGCGCGCAGCGACTACTTCATCGTCGGTGGCATCACCGAGCTGAACCAGGTGATCTCAAGCGGCGGCTTCGAGTTGGGCGTCAGCATGATCGGCGGCCGGGCGCGAACCTTCACCATCAACATTGCCGTCGACCTGCGCATCGTCAGCACGTCCAACTTGGTCGTGAGCCGCGCGGTGACGCTGCAAAAGCAGATCGTCGGCTACGAGGTGGGGATCGACGTCTTCCGCTTCTTCGGCTCCCGCCTGGTGGACGCGAATGCCGGCGTTCGGTCGCTGGAGCCGGTGCAACTCGCGGTTCGCGCGGTCCTCGAGCTGGCGACGATGGAGCTTCTGGATGCGGTCAGCGGCGTCGACCATCGCCCCTGTCTGCCCTCGTTGCTTGTCGATCGGCCGGAGCGGTCTGGCAGTGACCCGGCGGGCGAAGCGGAAACCAACCGGCGCGTGCAACAGGAACCTCTGATCCCTGCCAATGGTCGTCTTGCCGCGGATCCCGCTTCCGTTGCGGCGCCGACCAATGTGCCTGCACCCTCTGCCGGCCATCCGCCGGCGTCCCGGGCGCAGACGACTGCCCCGGCGGGGGCTGGTGCTCCACAGGTGGCTCCGCAGCGGCCCGTCACCGCGCCACCGCAACCGGTCACTCGGCCTCAACGGGTAACCCCTGATGGCCGGGTGAGCCCACCCCTGACACCACGCCCGAGCCGAGGGGCTGTAGAAGAGAACTCTGGCACCGCCATGGCTGCTGCCACGGAGTCCGCACCTGTATTGCCACAGAGCCGATCCGGCTCAACGCAAGGCATCGTGCTGGCGGCCATGTCGAGCGAAGACAACGCGCGTGCGGCTTGGTCGCGGGCGCGTGCCCGCCACACGGACCTCCTTGGCGACAAGGAGGCACACATCAGGCAGGTCGGCGCTTCGGCGAATGGTCAGCCGCTATGGATCGTCGCCTTGGCGCTGCCTGGCGGGACAAACGCCAACCGGCTTTGCGATGCCCTGCAGGCGCGCGGCACGGCCTGCGTCGTGGCGCCACGAACACTTTCGCTCTCGGGATCCCCGGCCCGAGGCGGAGTTTCGGCGCATGACGCGCCGTCAAACAGCAGTAACCAGAGGAGGCTTACGACCCATCAATCCTGAATTTGGGCGGCCGGTTCCGAACCCCTGAACCGGCCGCTTCCCCATAACCACCCGCTTCTTCAACAAACCATGAGGCAATCCATGAACGTGACTTTCCGCCGCCTGCTGCTCGCGAGCACAGCGGCCACCATCATCGGCTACGGCGGCAACGCCGCCGCGCAGTCTTCGATCGCCGTCGCCACCGGTGTGCTCACCATCGCCGCCGGTCTCGAAGCCTACACGGCCGCCAACAGCCAGCTGTCTGATGGCACCACCGTCGACGCCACCGTCGCGACGGTCGGCACGCTGACCGTCGACGTGACCGACGCGGCGGCGGTTACCGTCGGCCAGACGATGCTCAACAACTCGGTCAGCGCACTCGCGCGTCTGAACCAGACGACGCAGACGGTGAACGTGCAGAGCCCGCTGCCGGCAGACGGGGCCCTGACCGGCGCCATCGTCGCGACCACCACCACGGCGTCGACCTTTGCCGGCGTGGCGATGCTGAACATGCAGAACGCGCTCGACACTGCCCAGGTGACCGCCAACATCACGTCGGCGCCGATCTCGCTCACTGTGGCGGCGCTCGGCATGACCGGCGACGCCATCGCGGCGGCCAATCAGATCGTGGCCGACGTGCTGGTGAACGACGCGGTGAACTCCCTGACCGCGACCGGCACCGCCGGCGGCAACCTCGCCGTCCCGGCCGCAATCGCCAGCGTCCAGACCGCGACGCAGACTGCGGCCATCAACGCCGAGGCCTCGATCGCTGGTGCCACCACGGGCGTGGCGATCGATCTGAGCGCCCTGACCGCCGCCTTCACCGGCAATGCCGTTGTCGAGAACAACGCGGTGGCCGCGCGCGTCGGCGTCAACACGGCGCAGAACGAGCTGGTGGCCGGCAGCGCCACCTCCACCGCCAACGGGATCGGCCTCGCCATTGGCCTCGACCCGTCGCTTGCGACGGCCGCCGGCGTGGCCTCCTTCGTTGCGGACTACGGGGTGGCCAACGCACAGGTCGCCAGTGGCATCGGTGCCGATGCCAACATCTTGGCCGGGATCATGACGATCACCCTCCCGGTGGCTCAGGACGTGACGGGCACTGCCAGTGTGGCCGGGAACACCATCCTGGCCGATGCCGGCGTGAACACGGCGACCAACCGCGCCATCGTCAACACGGCCGGGCTGCTCACCGCCAGCGTGGGCGTCGGTTCGGCGCAGAGCCTGACCGATGACACGAACGTCTTCAACGCCAACGTGACGACCGCGACCCTCACCATCAAGGGCGGCCAGTTCGACAACGCGTCGGAAGCGTTCATTCAGGGCAACACGGTGGCGGCGCGCTTCGCCGGCAATGACGCGACGAACGTGCTTGGCCTGACCAACACCGCCTCGCTCGTCAACAGCCAGGCGGCGATCGTCGGGTTCCAGGTGAATACCGACGTGACGGCGACCGCCACGGTCGGCACCGCCACGCTGGAGATCGACGTGAACGCCGCGGCCAGCGACGGCCGCGCGCTTCAGGTGACCGGCAACACGGTGGAAGCCTCCGGCGTGCTCAACCGTCAGACCAACCTGATGGTGGTCAGCGGCGGGCCTGCCTTCGGTGCCGCCGGCCAGGCGGCCTCGCAGCTCGTGAGCAGCCAGCAGCAGACCAACAACGGCAGCGTGACCTCGACCGTGACCTCCGCGACCATGGCCGTCACCTCGGGCAGCGGCCCGACGGCTTCGGTGTTCGCGGCGAACAACACCATCCGCGCCTCTGCGATGGGGAACGTGTCGTCCAACACGATCTCCAACACCGCGCGGAGCTTCAGCCTCGGCCGCTGAGGCAAGGCGAACTGGATGGCACCGGGCCGCTTGGCCCGGTGCCATCCGCGACGGCGGCGGGGCACGGTGCCCCGCCGCCACTTCGATGATCTATAGAGGATCTCTCGGTGATTTTTTCCAGCCGGATGTTCCACGGCCTTGCTGTTGCGCTGCCCTTGTGTGTCGTGCAGCCCGCTGCCGCGGTGGATGCCCAGGGTGGCTATGCCGCGCGCGGCACGCCGGCCGTCATGCGCTGCGCCGACCTCACGCGCCTGCTTCAGCCGGCCGCGCCGGCCCAGCCGGGGGTGCAGGGGACGCCCGCGCTGAATCCGGCCGCGAGGGCAGCCCAGATCGGCGCCTTCATGGCCTGGGTCGATGGCGTTCTGACTGGCGTGAACATGTCACTGCCGAACACCTTCGACATCTC includes:
- a CDS encoding response regulator, producing the protein MIAGTAPLCGLIPASPRRDIAPPEDDDRSSLILVLDDEPMIADELSEGLSLLGFRVRTAYAAAEALQVVLREPDIDVVLSDVCLADGNGFDLATTLFERLGAARVPEVILITGHARAGEVTAVAKAAVTELLHKPFRLAEAQAAVSAALVAADQRRRRPAGRRGLAVAVLQEALRRSSAKIRALSARLADAPCLPGDDRHLAQAVWATALGAVAHAAILVAGVEQRARAVPAMVTLCRAIRQLDTTVALFALLRLEHDAAAPQQPGDDLASAFAAALREVTSIARRRRVRLPAITFKAPSGALPGGADRVIAHCLATLIARVGRGEGIVASCTASSQPEERIAWSLTLCAECLGGTARAEPAEEELDGMQAAMFLAAARRGAQRLGGMLIAEPDAAGHALHLQLPSMPPDLF
- a CDS encoding response regulator, with the translated sequence MPLGTRCICSCPRCRQTYSERSRSLRPNRTASGCHPTLLEQELSCMTPARILLVDDDVSYSREMQEYLGLHGFDVEVLHDPMQFALAVDRVAPDCVLLDKVLGRMSGNELLLRLRSAHETPCIIVTGHPNPTERIVNLELGADDEVEKSVSPRELLARIRAIMRRQSRGAFEVSAPPASRPGAAVGSWSLSLTGLQLLKPDGTVCHLTTAEFDTLRALSESKGKPLSRAALLERVFRRSAAPDDRAVDTAVRKIRKKIVDAGGPDVIRSIRNIGYVFVGFDDQP